The genomic region GCTCTTCGCCGATGCGGTGACGATCCGCGACAGCATGGAGCGCCGGCTGGGCGACGGGCCGGTGATCGCCTACGGCCGGTCTCTCGGGTCGTTCGTTGCCCTGAAGCTCGCCTCGGAGCGACAGCTGGACGGCCTGATCCTCGAGGGGACGGTCGATCGGCTCGAGAACGCCCTCCCGCAGCTCAGGCGCCTCGCCCCCTGGTACGTGCGCTGGTTCGTGCGCCCGCGCCTCGGTGACGACCTTCGCGCGCACGAACCACCCGTGTCGGTCATCGCGCGCGTCGGCGCTCCTCTGCTCGTCATCCAGGGCGAGCAGGACGAGCTGTTCCCGCCCGAACTGGCACGCCGTCTTTTCGAGGCTTCGCCAGCCTCCGACAAGCAGTGGTGTCCCGTCCCCGGAGCCGGCCACAACA from Acidobacteriota bacterium harbors:
- a CDS encoding alpha/beta fold hydrolase yields the protein MKRLSTRSTARQAARSLLLVLPVALLAGGCVRTLHEADFFYPRRRALVPDRVIRENVEIPAGDGTMLRGWLLRPEDPRGSLIYFYGNGETVQDVQARTFWLARHFSLRVLSVDYRGYGFSDGEPSAAALFADAVTIRDSMERRLGDGPVIAYGRSLGSFVALKLASERQLDGLILEGTVDRLENALPQLRRLAPWYVRWFVRPRLGDDLRAHEPPVSVIARVGAPLLVIQGEQDELFPPELARRLFEASPASDKQWCPVPGAGHN